One genomic region from Jiangella sp. DSM 45060 encodes:
- the tsf gene encoding translation elongation factor Ts — protein sequence MPNVTAADVKRLRDATGAGMMDAKKALEEAGGDFDQAIEALRIKGAAKAAKRAAERTTANGLVAAEGPAMIVLACETDFVAKNADFQQLAADIVAAAAQAKPADVDALLGAPLADGRKVGEAVDAAAVVMGEKIEIGAVAVVEGEFATYLHRRAADLPYQVGSYVVYTSDGSDAAQQAARDAAMQVVALKATYATRDEVPADVVENERRIAEATAREEGKPEQALPKIIEGRVNGFFKETVLVDQPSVKESKKSVGAVLAEAGVTVQRIVRLEA from the coding sequence ATGCCGAACGTCACTGCGGCCGACGTCAAGCGGCTGCGCGATGCCACCGGTGCGGGCATGATGGACGCCAAGAAGGCGCTCGAGGAGGCCGGCGGCGACTTCGACCAGGCCATCGAGGCGCTGCGCATCAAGGGCGCGGCCAAAGCGGCCAAGCGCGCCGCCGAGCGCACCACGGCCAACGGCCTGGTCGCCGCCGAGGGGCCGGCCATGATCGTGCTGGCCTGCGAGACCGACTTCGTCGCGAAGAACGCCGACTTCCAGCAGCTCGCGGCCGACATCGTCGCGGCCGCGGCGCAGGCCAAGCCGGCCGACGTCGACGCCCTGCTGGGCGCCCCGCTGGCCGACGGCCGCAAGGTCGGCGAGGCGGTCGACGCCGCCGCCGTCGTCATGGGCGAGAAGATCGAGATCGGCGCCGTCGCGGTCGTCGAGGGCGAGTTCGCCACCTACCTGCACCGTCGCGCCGCCGACCTGCCGTACCAGGTGGGCTCGTACGTCGTGTACACCTCCGACGGCTCCGACGCGGCCCAGCAGGCCGCCCGCGACGCCGCCATGCAGGTCGTCGCGCTGAAGGCCACCTACGCCACCCGCGACGAGGTCCCCGCCGACGTCGTCGAGAACGAGCGGCGCATCGCCGAGGCCACCGCCCGCGAGGAGGGCAAGCCCGAGCAGGCGCTGCCGAAGATCATCGAGGGCCGGGTCAACGGCTTCTTCAAGGAGACCGTGCTGGTCGACCAGCCGTCGGTGAAGGAGTCGAAGAAGTCGGTCGGCGCGGTGCTGGCCGAGGCCGGCGTCACCGTCCAGCGGATCGTCCGCCTCGAGGCCTGA